TACCCGAGGAAGCTGAAGCGTTGCCCGCGGAAAGCGTCCGTCTATAGCGAATGCAGATTGTACTCACTTTTTATCTGCTCGAAGAGCTATCTTTATTATACTATAACTATCTGAATAATCGGATTAATGAATATAAAAAAACAGGCTGTTGAGAGGACTTTCTCAACAGCCTGATGGGCTGCTAAACGCAGCCCATTTTTAAAAAACTTAAGAACTATAATTAACTCCTTTTTCTTCAGAAACTTGCCATTCTTTTACATAGTTATTATTTTTATATGCTACTCCTAATTTTCCGACGATCAAATATCCGTACTTCCATTTATTCAAATAGTAAATTGTTGTTATTGAGAAGAATGTACTAAATGCAAATAGAATCAAGATATAATTGAACCCTAACGTAACAGGGTAATATTGATATACAAAATCAATGACTGAGATATAAAACATATGCAGTAAATAAATACCAAAGGAATACTGACTAATTCTAATTAAAAAGTCTGGGATATGGCGTAGTTTCATTGTTAAATACATCATAGAAAAAATAACAGCTGTTGTATGAAAAATCATATCAACTCGTTTTGAACTATGAACAACTAACAAATCCGTGTGATATAACGACAGTAGTAGGGCACTTGAAATAATAGGTGCCGTTAAGATAAGTTTACGATATCTTTTTAATAATGATACAAATGCCTCGTAATAGTAACCACAATAGAAGCCTAATGTAAAGTAGAAAATCCAACCTAAAAACGGTACCCAGTAAAATCTCGTCCATATATATTCAGCATACGGTAAATTAGGTGGTGCTGTGAAATTAAACAGTGACAAGTAAGCGATATTCACTGCAAGTGATGCGAGAATTACTTTTAAAGGGTTTTGTTTCTTTAAGAAACGGTAAAAAAGTAAGTGCACGAAATAAAATTGGAAGATAATTAAAACGAAATAACCGTGAAAATCTCCGATTAAAGCATTTAAAAAGAACTCATACCCAACGTCAGGGATGGAACGCACATGTGGTACAGCATAAAACATCGCCATAAATAAAAACGGAATAAAAATATATTTAAATCGTTTATTTAAAAAGTGACTTGGTATTTGTTTATTTCGGTAAGAATAAGCAATGATCAATTCTGAGATGAATATGAACAGAGGAGTTCCAAAGTATAACAAGACATTTACTGAATCAAACAAGTTGTAAGTAAATGTACTGATTGCAGTATCTGGAATCGAACTTAACCCTGTACCAATTGCGTGCAAAAACACAATACATAGGCAAGCGATACTCCTCAATAAAAATACTTCTTTTATCATTTTTCCCCCACCAATGAATTATTTTTACATTCTTTATCTATATTTGTTTAGATGCCAAAGGTTAAAAGGTGATACTTAATCTATCTTATGAATCAATGAATGATATTTCAATTACTCCGAGTACATTTACAACTAATTACATATTTTCATGGATTCTTTAGAGATTTGCGATGATCTTGGATTTTAACGGAGGAGGATTTTCTATAAGTTTATCGAAGTTATTGAGGTCATAATAATCATTGGAGGATATTTATGAATTGGTTTCATAGGAGCTCTACACAATTTCCGTTTGAAATGTTGTCAACTCACCATATATTTGTGATTGGGATCTTAATTACAGGCGCTTTCATACTCTATTTTTTTAGAAACTTCCTAAAAGATGTTACGACTGACCGTCATGAGTTTATCATCGCACTCACATTAATAATCTTTGAGGTTGGTTATCAAGTTTGGTTATTTCAAATTGGTATGTGGCAGTCGAGCCATGCACTACCATTGGAGTTATGTAATATTAGTTTGTTTCTCATTATTTTGTTGCTATTAACAAAACATCGAACAACCTTTGAAATCGTCTTTTTTATTGGCATTGCAGGTGCATTACAAGCTATATTTACTCCTGTTTTAAACTTTGGGTTCCCACACTTCCGCTTTGTCCATTTTTTCTATACACACATTTTCATCATATGGGTTTGCTTATATTTTGTATGGGTGAAAGGGTATCGGCCAACAATTTTTTCTGTCATAAAAGCGATGTTGTTTTTAAATATTTTGTTACCACTCATTTTATTCATTAATAAGTATGTTGAGGGAAACTACTGGTTTTTAACAGAAAAACCAAGAGGGGTTAGTTTGCTAGACTGGTTAGGTCCA
The Bacillus shivajii DNA segment above includes these coding regions:
- a CDS encoding acyltransferase family protein, whose protein sequence is MIKEVFLLRSIACLCIVFLHAIGTGLSSIPDTAISTFTYNLFDSVNVLLYFGTPLFIFISELIIAYSYRNKQIPSHFLNKRFKYIFIPFLFMAMFYAVPHVRSIPDVGYEFFLNALIGDFHGYFVLIIFQFYFVHLLFYRFLKKQNPLKVILASLAVNIAYLSLFNFTAPPNLPYAEYIWTRFYWVPFLGWIFYFTLGFYCGYYYEAFVSLLKRYRKLILTAPIISSALLLSLYHTDLLVVHSSKRVDMIFHTTAVIFSMMYLTMKLRHIPDFLIRISQYSFGIYLLHMFYISVIDFVYQYYPVTLGFNYILILFAFSTFFSITTIYYLNKWKYGYLIVGKLGVAYKNNNYVKEWQVSEEKGVNYSS
- a CDS encoding YwaF family protein codes for the protein MNWFHRSSTQFPFEMLSTHHIFVIGILITGAFILYFFRNFLKDVTTDRHEFIIALTLIIFEVGYQVWLFQIGMWQSSHALPLELCNISLFLIILLLLTKHRTTFEIVFFIGIAGALQAIFTPVLNFGFPHFRFVHFFYTHIFIIWVCLYFVWVKGYRPTIFSVIKAMLFLNILLPLILFINKYVEGNYWFLTEKPRGVSLLDWLGPHPWYILSLQFVAITLFLILWLLFREKSKR